The stretch of DNA TCCGGCCTGGTTCGAGTAGTTAACCGACAGGATAGGCCGAACACTGGAAGATTGCTAGCATTCAAGTAATTTACATATAATTCGCTCGCGACAGAATCTCCGCGATGCTCGATCCAAGCAGCTACTTTCGAAGCCTGCTCGCTCTTATCTTTCTCGTTACGTTCTTCCTGCGCATCGAGCGCAATCTGTGCTTGAGTTCTAGCCGCTCTCGCACTCCAGTGCGAGTTGTATGCCGTCCAGCTAGTAAAGATCAGAGCGCAGGACGCGACGATAGCCGATACCCAAGACGGTAGGTTTCCCAGCCAATCAGTCACGTGATGATCGTAGCAGCGCTAGGAACCGAGTAGGTCGAAGTGGAACCCGATTGCCACGGCAAAGAACGCGAGCCATCGAGTCGTATTTGCATGTCGTCCGACTGTAAGCAGCTTGGATAGTATCCGCAATGACTGCCTAGTGACGTAGGGAATTGCAATTAAGAGGCCAACTGCGACGAACCCAACTAAAGGAATCGCAAGAAGAAGCAACAACGAAGACCTTGAGGAAACTTCATAGTAAAAAAGGAGCGCAAGAGGAAGCATGATCGCATAAACTACAAGAAACTCAACTAAGGCTGACTTGTTTTTCCCCTTGAGTCTCTGCGCCCAACTCTTGTACCCCTTAGCGGTTCTCTCTAGATTATCCGCGATTCGGAGCATCCGTTCCGGGCCGATGAGGTCGAGCACTGCTGCCACACCGCCCGCGAATTGGAGAATCTTTCCGATTCGCGCCCACCACAGGAACGGAAGTCCCCACATAGCGAAGTCTTCAAGCTTTGCCCCGGACCCCCACAAGGTCCAGGCTTCGCAATAGTCCACTTCGACCAAGTTGCCTCCCAGGTTGAGAGGCAACTCTAGCGAATGATCAGTCTGCAAATGGCGCATACCCTTGTTCCGTAATATGCAACAGATCGCCTTCTGACCTGTACACAGGATCGGGGGCGCTATACAGGCCGATCTCTGAGCACGCGGGGAGGACTCCCTCCCCTGCCCTTAACGCTCCGACTTCTCTCGAAACACTCCTTCAACCTGCTCCACTGGAGGAGCCTCCATCCAAGAGGGCTTGAGACAGCCGCCATACTTACGTTGATGTGCCCTGAAAAGCTCCCAGCTAGACCACGAGACATGACATCGGGAACAGTGCTTGATGTCATCGCCAGTCCATCGAACGGCACACATGCGACAGCGATGCACACGCTCATTGACGCGCTGAGTTGGGTCCTGGATAAGTGGCATACTGAGTCTTTCTTAGCGTAAGCATTTGGCTTGGAAGTGCCATAGCCGTTCTTCTTGGTCGGACTTTTTATCGGAGTGAGAGACGTAGACCTCCGCGCAGTAGGGGCACTGCGATGTCTTCGGGTCTTGTTGGAACCGACACATAGAGCACAGTCGCTCTCGCTTCCGTTTGCGGTACTCCTTTCCGCATCGGAGGCACTTCCGGATCGCTCGGCAATCATCACACTGAGACCGGCGGTTTCCGTGGGTATATATCTCCCGTCCGCAGAGGCAAAGCTTGGTAAGTGGTGGAGCTAGCACAATGCTGGTTCTCCCTTCCTGGTCAGAGAATCCCTAAATCCCTTCGAGATCTAAACTGGAGCGGTGGGCCTGGGTGGGTTTTTCGGGGTTTAGAGAATCTCTCAGGGCTTCTCAGAGCTTGATAGAGCAAGGGGACCGCCCACCTAGAGCGGCCCCCGAAGAGACGAGGTGATTACCAGCGTCCACCTCGTCCGCGCTCTATTTCGACTCGAAGAAGATGCCCTGCCGATGCCTTCCTCTGCCGATCATCAACGAACCCCTGAGTTGGATCATGTGCGGGCTGACTTTCTTGGGAAGATTCTTCTTCCTCTGGAGCCGTCGTCTCCGACTTGCCGTCACGGAGAAAACGGGCGAAGAAATCCTTGGGGTCCTCACTCATGCTGCTTCCTTACCAACCGGATTACGTTCGGCGGCATCCGCCGGGTGAATCAGGTTCACTGGAATGTGGTTGTGAACCAACGTGACGAACGGATCGAGCGGGCTATAGGGGTTAATGCCCACCTGGTGACTCGCGGAGAGCTGCCTAGCTGCGTCCAAGTACGCTTGCTGCGACGCAGGCTCTCCAAGCTGAAAGACAGCGATCCCAAATCCGTCTTGCTTGTTGGCAGTCAAGTACCCCAACGATCGAGAGACGCTGTTATAAGCTCTCCAGTAGCGCCGCATTTCAGCGGCGGAGGTAGTTGCCTGGTTGAGGTTCTCGAAGTCCTCCGAACCCAGTTGCCAGGTGGACGTGATCTCCATGTTGGGCAGCTTGCCTACGGCCTCACTGAACTTCGGCACCAGAGCATTGAAGTTAATGCAAAGCGCCTCAAAGATTCGGCCCTCATCAGCAAAGAGCGCATCAAAGAGATTTCGGAACTTAGCAGTCTGCATGTCCTGCTGGAAGTTCAAGTTGTCCCATGCAAGAACTTCCACCGCGTAGGCACGGGCAAGCTCATTGGCTGCTTCGGAAAACTCCTCCGCTGCTGCCTCCCTGAGACGCTTCTGAGCCCTGGGCACCGCACTACGGTCAGCGGCTGCCTTGGCGTAGGTGACAGCCTCAAGGAGGCGCGCTGAGGGTTCGATATCGGCTTCCCGGAGAATGTCCGGGATCTTCTGGAGGGTCTGGATCTGTGCTGCTTGCTGGATATCGGTCATGATGAGTTCCTTTCCTGGTCGTTCGGTACTGCGGTAGCTGAGCCGTACTCAGCAAGCCATTGGGCACGCTTACGCGCCTGTGACTCCCTCGCCCGCTTGTTCTTGCAGTGGCGGCAGCGAGCCGTTCCATATATCCAATACGTATTTGTAGGGGTGCGGGAGCACCCGCACCGGAAGGTATCCATGTTCACGCTCCTGTAGATGGTCAGCACTGGACAAATAGAGAAACCCCTTCCGGCCCGATGATCCGGAAGGGGCTGCCGTAGGAAGGTGAGATATCCTTACGGAGTCAGGACAGGCACAGAAGTCCGGAATACACAGGGGCAAGGCCGCTAAAGGAGGAAACGCGGCTTTGCCTCCTGCGGAGCAGCGCAACAGCATGGGCTGCTCGCGCTCTATCCGGCCGTGTTCTCATCGGCCGGATATTTCACATAACCCAAGATTATTTGATTCAGAGTATTTCAACCGGCCTACGGCCGGAGATGCTACATTACTAGGAGTTAGTACTTAGATTGAGTATGACAACAGGACAACGGATTGGAAGACAGGTCCCCCTACCCCCAAAAAATCTCAGATAGAGCTGGGGTAGGAGAATCCACCTTCCGATCCGTGTCAGGGTGTCACCATGACAGGCAGGTATCCGGTGGCCGCATTCGAGCTAGCTCCTAGCTCTGGACTTCGAACAGGCCCAGCCTTACGGCTGTGACAGAGGCTCACCGCCCAGTGAGCTTGTCCCCAGAGGTATTCACCCTCCATAGGTATAGATTATTCGGACACTTTGGGTTCTGACCTGGAATTATCTGTGCCGCCAGCCATGTTCTCAGAACGTCAGGATCATCAGCTCCTGTAGCCTTCATGGCTCGCTGAGCATCTACCTTCATGCACAGCAACTCTTCCCACTCAGGCTGATCCAGGTAGGCTGGTAGCTCGGACCAATCGGTCTCATACTTGGATTCCCTTCCTGGCTCCGGAAGGCATCGCTGAATAGCTGGAGAAGTCTCAGGAGCGGTTGTGTCCCACCAGAAGGGTTCAAGAGCTGTCAGAGGATCTCGCGTACAGGTGAAGTAACGACGTTTGCGGTTGTCATCCCAGATCGTCCTGAAGCTTCCCTGTACTGCTGGAAGTTCGCCACGGGCTGTTCTGCCAACGTCGAGCGGAGGAGCAAGGAGATTATGGTCATCACGTTCCCGGTACCATTCTTCAACCCTACTCCTATCACGAGCAAACGGAAAACGATGTTGGGCGCCTGAATCTCGGTGATCATCATACGGCGGGAGCCCTTCAATTCCTAGCTCATTAGGGAGTGTCCAGACTGACCCTGACGGTATCCAGCTAGCTCCTTCGCGCAGGTGGTCGCCACGTTGAGTATGGCGATACTCGTGTGACCACCTCTGCGTGGCCTTCGTTCGTTCTACTTGCTCCTTCAGCGGCATCGGTTGGTATGCGCTCGGGGCAATATACCCCTCCTTGGTTTGTGGCGGTCGAGATACATTCGGTCTGCGAACGCGACAGGGATACTCCTCACCTGGTGGGTTATGCCAGGCTTGCCCTTGAGTTTCTGCTTTCTTGAATCCCTCCCTCTGCTGGTGATTTCTTGCACGACTCTTAGCGCGATTGAGGTTGTCCAACTTCTTTTTGTGTTTTGGGCTACAGGTTCGTGGTGGGCGACCGCCCTTCGATGTATAGGAAAATGGCCGTCCGCACGGGGGCCAGGCACAAACAGCACTCCTGATCTTGCTCTTAGTGGCGCCCATCAGTCGCCGGTCTCCCACTCCTGCGCCAAGCGCTCAACATCCCTCAACCTGAACCTCAGCGCTCCGCTCGTTCCGCCACCGATACGGACTCCTTTGAGCTGCCACATTTTCCAGTTCTGATAGACGGTTTTTGGAGCCACACCCAGGTGTTCGGCCACGTCCTCCACGGTCATAAGTCGGCTGGTCATTGCCTGTTCTCCTCCTCTACCTATCCGGGCGTGTCCCGGAGCTGCCCCCACCAGACATGCCCAACCTAGGGGTGTCAAGACGTGTGCGGTCGTTACTTCCATGCTTGACCAACCTAGGTATGGCGGTCTACGGTGCGAGCCATGGAGGAGGAGAACAGCCGCAGGCAGCCACCACGGGTAGGCATCGCACAAGATATTTGGCCCTGGCAGGTGAGCATGGAATGGCCGAAAGACGTAGACCAAGGAGGACCCTGGTATCTGGCAATTCGCCCCCACCCTGGGGCTAGCGACGAGGAGCTAGCCGGAGGGCTGTCCTCAACCGTGCTCAGGAAGCTGGACTTCAAGAAAGCTGCTGAGGAATGGCGAGAGGTCTCAAAATCAGAAGGTTCCTTTGAGCTAACTCAAGCAATGCTGGATGAGGTCTCCTCTACGCTAAAGGATGCTTCGAAAGAAGGGGTCACTGACGAGTATCTGTCGTTCTTGGCATACCTCTACGTTGAGTTTGTCCAACTGGGATTTCAGCCCGTGACAACGAACCTTGCAGAACTTGCCGGTAGGCGGCCGGAAACGATACGTGCCCACCTCAAATCCGCCCGAACTCAAGGACTTCTTACGGCTGTGAAGGGCAGAGCCGGAGGAAAGCTTACTGGTAAGGCTCAGGAGATTCTTGCTTCAATGAAGGATGAAAGCTAAATGGCTACTGTTTGGCAGAAGTGCAGAGATGGCTACCCGAAAAGAACTGATCCGCCGTGTGAGGGTCCGAAGTGCGGGCACCCTTGGACTGTCCGTTATCGGGAACCGGGTGGGCGGACTGCGAAGCAGCGTGAGAAGTCGTTCCCAAGGAAGAAGGAGGCAGATGCGTACGCCTCGAAGGTTGAGAACGACAAGAATGAAGGCGTCTACCTTGATCCGAAACGGGGAGCGATTACGCTTCGGGCCTGGGCCGAGCAATGGCTAGGACAGATCATCGTAGGCGAGTCCACTCGGAGGAACTACGAAGGGTTCATTGAGAAGTGGCTAGTTCCGAATATTGGACGTAAGACGCTCTCGGGTCTTACCGCGTCGGACGTACAGAGCTTGGTAAACAAGATGCACCGCTCTGGACTGGCTGCTTCGACTATCAGCGACCGGCTTAATCCGCTACGAGCGATGATGCGGGCCGCCATTCGTGAGAAGAGGATTGCCGACAGCCCCTGTGAAGGGGTCACGTTGCCTCGCAGGGGGACCAGCGCGGTAGGTGAGGATGAGATCCCTACACTGGAGCAGGTGCACGCGATTGCGCGGAACATCAGCGGTCAGTATGCGCTGAGTATCTGGCTGATGGCGGGTGCTGGTCTCCGGATCAGTGAGGCGCTGGGCTTCTCGGTTGACTGCGACAGGGGAGACTTCCTGCGGTCGCGGCGGCAGGTTAGTTCCAAGGCCAATCAAGGTGATTGCCGGACACGGTTGGTCCCGCTGAAGCATCGGACGGAGGATGAGTACCGGGACGTTCCGCTACCGCCCTTCCTGTCCGCTGAGATCGAAGCTCATATTGATCAGTGGGGTGTGACAGATGTGGAAGGGTTTCAGGTTCTCTTTGCCCCACGTGAGCGAGGCAAAGGAACCATGCCTACCGCTACGACGTATGGCTACCACTGGCGGAAGGCTCTGGAGGCTGCTGGCCTGACCGTGTTGGTAGACGGGAAGGTGAAGCCCTTGTTCACCCCGCATTCCCTACGACACTTCTTCGCCTCGACTGCGCTTGGTGGGGGCGTGCCGCTGCTGGAGGTGTCCCGGTGGCTTGGGCACCGCTCGATCAAGGTCACGGCTGATACCTACGGGCACCTGACCCCGGACGCCCCGGAGAGGTTCCGGACGGTCATGCAGGATGCTCTACGGCCAGCGCTCAAGGCAGTTGCGAGCTGACATGTGCTGACCCGTGCTGGT from Saccharopolyspora sp. SCSIO 74807 encodes:
- a CDS encoding helix-turn-helix domain-containing protein, producing the protein MTSRLMTVEDVAEHLGVAPKTVYQNWKMWQLKGVRIGGGTSGALRFRLRDVERLAQEWETGD
- a CDS encoding tyrosine-type recombinase/integrase; this translates as MATVWQKCRDGYPKRTDPPCEGPKCGHPWTVRYREPGGRTAKQREKSFPRKKEADAYASKVENDKNEGVYLDPKRGAITLRAWAEQWLGQIIVGESTRRNYEGFIEKWLVPNIGRKTLSGLTASDVQSLVNKMHRSGLAASTISDRLNPLRAMMRAAIREKRIADSPCEGVTLPRRGTSAVGEDEIPTLEQVHAIARNISGQYALSIWLMAGAGLRISEALGFSVDCDRGDFLRSRRQVSSKANQGDCRTRLVPLKHRTEDEYRDVPLPPFLSAEIEAHIDQWGVTDVEGFQVLFAPRERGKGTMPTATTYGYHWRKALEAAGLTVLVDGKVKPLFTPHSLRHFFASTALGGGVPLLEVSRWLGHRSIKVTADTYGHLTPDAPERFRTVMQDALRPALKAVAS